A region from the Candidatus Bathyarchaeota archaeon genome encodes:
- a CDS encoding NAD+ synthase, giving the protein MLKTQSLTINASRFIERATSFIKAQLERSNLKGLIVCLSGGLDSSVTLALCVKALGGENVIALNMPERGVTPEEDVRDAVTLADELNVRCDIIEITPIMDVMQSILPLYDPRDLIATGNLKPRIRMTIAYHYANSLKLLVVGSSDKTELLLGYFTKYGDGACDIMPIGDLYKTQVRQLAGYLGIPPRIIDKAPSARLWPGQISEVELGMKFEQLDMILYGWEMGLKPSEIASELNIELERVEGVLERVRLNEHKRRLPLILKLS; this is encoded by the coding sequence ATGCTTAAAACACAATCCTTGACGATAAATGCTTCAAGATTTATTGAGAGGGCAACAAGTTTTATTAAAGCCCAGTTGGAGCGTTCTAACCTTAAGGGGTTAATTGTTTGCCTCAGCGGTGGATTGGATTCTTCCGTTACTCTTGCATTGTGTGTGAAGGCTTTAGGAGGAGAAAATGTCATAGCTCTAAACATGCCTGAGAGGGGTGTGACACCAGAAGAAGATGTTCGTGATGCGGTTACCTTAGCTGACGAGTTGAATGTGAGGTGTGATATCATAGAGATTACGCCGATCATGGATGTGATGCAGTCTATTCTCCCTCTTTATGATCCTAGGGATCTCATTGCTACAGGTAATTTGAAGCCAAGGATCAGGATGACGATAGCTTATCATTATGCTAATTCGCTTAAACTTCTAGTCGTTGGTAGTTCTGATAAGACCGAACTGCTCTTGGGATACTTCACCAAGTACGGTGATGGGGCTTGTGACATCATGCCAATTGGTGATCTTTACAAAACTCAGGTAAGGCAGCTAGCAGGTTATCTAGGGATACCCCCTAGGATAATTGATAAGGCTCCTTCAGCGCGCCTCTGGCCTGGACAGATCAGTGAGGTGGAGCTGGGAATGAAGTTTGAGCAGCTCGATATGATCCTTTACGGTTGGGAGATGGGACTTAAACCCAGCGAGATAGCGAGTGAGTTAAATATAGAGTTAGAGAGGGTTGAAGGGGTTCTCGAAAGGGTTAGGTTGAATGAGCACAAAAGACGCCTTCCACTAATCTTAAAACTTAGTTAG
- a CDS encoding MarR family transcriptional regulator — protein MSKEVSRLLMGYEDFKKIIYSSGLKNEENEKIILDIMPKIDGLLNKILEIEKEISKLKIDFERIKKRDLQPLDNINLSTLEVNDALLNLTNTEIEVLTIIEENGEASVSEIKKRINKTREHTARLLKKLYDKGYIDRNSSRMPYRYYVRKELKDKIKRKPNIKASI, from the coding sequence GTGTCTAAGGAGGTATCAAGATTATTAATGGGTTATGAAGATTTTAAGAAAATAATTTACTCATCGGGTTTAAAGAATGAAGAAAATGAGAAAATTATTCTTGATATAATGCCAAAAATTGATGGGCTTTTAAATAAAATATTAGAAATAGAAAAGGAAATAAGTAAATTAAAAATAGATTTTGAGAGAATTAAGAAGAGAGATTTACAACCATTAGATAATATTAATTTAAGTACTCTAGAAGTAAATGATGCATTATTGAATTTGACTAATACAGAAATTGAAGTTCTTACTATTATTGAAGAAAATGGAGAGGCCTCTGTATCTGAAATTAAAAAACGCATTAATAAAACAAGAGAACATACGGCTAGATTACTTAAAAAACTTTATGATAAGGGATATATTGATAGAAATTCAAGTAGGATGCCTTATAGATATTATGTTAGAAAAGAGTTAAAAGATAAGATTAAACGTAAACCGAATATTAAAGCATCTATATAA
- a CDS encoding cupin domain-containing protein has product MSILGSGEKMTLIRIVIKPGAIFPEHKHINEQIGVCLEGYGELISNGVRLKVEPGVSWCILANESHSFINGDKTTIIIEGWSPPREDYISIAK; this is encoded by the coding sequence ATGTCTATACTTGGTTCTGGAGAGAAGATGACCCTAATAAGGATAGTGATAAAACCAGGAGCAATTTTCCCAGAGCATAAACATATAAATGAACAAATAGGTGTATGCTTAGAAGGTTATGGAGAACTCATCTCTAATGGAGTTAGATTAAAAGTAGAACCAGGGGTGTCATGGTGTATACTTGCAAATGAATCTCATAGCTTTATAAATGGAGATAAGACAACTATTATAATTGAGGGATGGAGCCCCCCAAGAGAGGATTATATTTCGATAGCTAAATAA